The nucleotide window TCAAGTTCCCCTTCTCCCAAGGTTTAATTCCTTCATCCTTCCTGTTATTTGTGACTGAGAAGGACTTAAACTGATGTTGTGAGCTGCAGTGCACACAGACTGAAAGGCTCCTTTTTGTCAGGAACCACCTGACTTGAAATAAATTTGGATGGCTCTGTTTAGTAAAAGTGTGGTCTTGTAACTAAACTGGATTTACtagaatatttatttgtttaataataatatctgataaattaaaagaaatgtacTGTAGCTGCTGAACCTGATCCATGactaaaatactattttgaataaaaaattcagcaaaagcTAAGTTAAATTGATTAGGTCACTGTTTTCACTGAAGATTACAGTGCTGTTTATAGCTGTGCGAACCTGGCTTTACCTGCTGTTTTAaacttcatatattttaaatatttcctcatCTGATTGAATTTAAGGGTAATAGGCAGTGATGAGTATCTgaactcttttctttccttatttacAGTGTAGATTAGCAGTTTCAGTGCTTTGCAGTTATGAAGAATCCCTGCCCAACTGAATTCACTATTagacaaaatatttatagaacTGTAAGCTTCCTTCATTCTGAGAGATTCTAGATCTTGTACACCAAAGGCACTAACAATTCACtatattcttttcaaaatacatcCCCTAGTGGATGGTTGTGTGTAGCTTTCCTGCAGTCTAACATGGGCTAAAGGAATGTTATgtgtttatttctaaaacattaAATAACCTGCATAGAGCTCATTAAAATTTGAAGTTCAATGTGGTTTTGACATTCAGCTTTTCAACATGTCAAGTGTATGCAAATAACAGTATACTTACCTGGGAGGGACTGATCATCACTTCATATAGTTGTTTGCACAATAAAATCCTGTGGTtcctgcttgttttcttctgtgccaCCATGTAAAGTTACTAGTAGAGTCAGGGTAGGAGGAGGGAACAGTCTTTCTCTGTTTATTGGAACAGGCTGAAATCAGTACAGTTCTTCAGCACTGGAGTTGCTCTGATTTCACTGTGTGGTGTCTATATAGAGAGTCTCTCGAAAATTTCAACATGAAATAAGTTAACtttcaaactgtattttcactttttcctgTATTCTGTTCTCTATGAGTTAAATGCTGGCACCCTATTAAtaattccattatttttttatttttgtcaggaGACACAACTCTAAGGTACTGATGTTCTCTGTCTAAAATACTGCTTAAGCATTTTCAGAGCCATTTTtactcttctctttctctgcttaCGTTTCTCTTTATGTGCAAGTAGCCATATGGCCTGCCTACAGtatagggttttttccccattgctGCATCTGTAGACTTAAAATGATAGTTTCCCTTCTATGGGAGAAGTTCAGCGCTGGTATAAGCACTACTTACACCACTGCAGCTTGATCCAGCAAAGCAGCTATGCCTTTCCAAAGCCCGCTTAATACCAATGCAGCCTTTCTATTAGGTATTTGTGGTCAGCTAACTGCATCGTTGCAAATGCCTCTACAGTACCTTTAGTCTTACTGGTCCCTTCGTGGTCCCTGCACTCAACCTCAGTGAATTTAATACATGCTTCTTGGGCCTCCTGGTACCTTCACAGGCTCTAGAGAATTGATGGTGAAATTCTACATGAGGCACAGTATTTATCTTAATTTAAAGCTTAATGCTTCCTAGCGCTCTGGAATGCTCCCAACCAAGTGAAAACTATTCCAAAGTGACTAGCCTCTAAATATTCAGAGAAGTACAAAGCTCCTCTTCGGATGATTACTGCTCAGGCCCTTTCAAGCAGCAGTATTTCTTGGTctgaaaatactaatttaaacTTAACACTTCATTGATTTAGCAGTGGAGGTGAGGTTTATACTAAACTCAACCCTAAATTGCACTGTGTGTTTATGACCTGTTAGGaacctttccttttcacttgTCAGAAACTAAATGCCCTGGAGTAATCCACCCATAAAATAGGAAATAAGCAGATGGGGTTTTACTGAGGAATAGATACGGGACCTTGATTGAGTTATAACTTCAAACTCTTCTGCTCCCATCAGTAGAAAAAGTGGGACTTCAGTTTTGACCTTGCCTTTTATCCAATACCTCCTGACTAGCTgggatgaaaaaaatccttcttagTTCTTCCaaggttttgtggttttgccttttggggttttttttggcgCAGCCTGAGAAATGTTGGTTTCTGTGTAGTATCTGTGAAACATTGGTCTGAAGTAATCTCTTAATGGTCAAGAACATAATTACTTCAAAGCAGCCTTGTTTTATAATATGCTAGTTCCATGTCATCTAGCTCTGAATTCACTGTTTTAAGTAAGTTcttatctgatttttttggttggttgcatttttgtaaaatgtaaCTTAGTATTGAGGAACTAAGtaattctttctgtttcaggCACATGGACTCCATTTAATCCAGCAACAGTCAGGTCAATTCTTGGTGAGTGTAGTTGTGTGATGTGAAAGAGTCAAGATGCTGTTTTGTGAATCTCTTCGGACAATTGAGAACGCTATCAATTGCTGCactgttttagaaaaataaatgtacaaaTATTACAATACATATACAATATATATTTCTACTGTAATAATGAATGCCTGTTTAAAGGTCTTTTGAACTAATGCGGCTGTAGCGTTAACAAGCTGGTCTTTCATTGTTAGGTGCTATGTTTCAATAtggctttacttttttttttttttttcttctccagacaGCCCAGCAGTAGTAAGTTAAACTCAATAATACAGGAATGCCTtttgtgtgcacacacatgcacttgTCAAAGTAGCCTGAGAAAATGTTACTGTACAATTGAATAGACAGTAAATGTAATTTACATGTGGGGAAATTGTCAGCTTAAATATTCTAAAAAGATATTACATAGCTTGTCTTCCTAACTAGTTTTTCCTGTCTTCCATTTTAATCCTGTGTTCTGCTCCAAAAAGACCAAACAGAAGCTTTACAATGTCTGAATTCTTTAGTCCTAAAATAATTGTCAGTAATGGGGAAGATGATGGTGGTAGAGCAGGAGGATAAAAATTCaagcacaaaaaaatcttttctatcATACAGTTATAAATCCAAGGACTAAATTTTGTGCTTTGCTTTCAATAAGTATTCAGCAGCAGTCTGAGTTCCATCACTGTGCGACATGCTGTTTGTGTAATGACAGTATCAGTAAGTCAAATGCAGATGAATGTCCCAGCACTTCTGGCAGTCAGTAGATGTTGTAGACTTTTCATGAGTCCTTAGAGAAGAACACAGCCCCCTCGCTTTTTGACACTGGATCATCAATCGAGCCCTAAATGCTTTcaaactggaaatgaaaacccaggaaaaacaaacattctGTGATTCATTCTGGTCCTCTTATCTTGCTTTATCTTATCCTCCTTCAGTGGACAGCTGCTTGCTTATTTTGGCAGTACTTTCCAAAATACCACTTGCatttttgcaatttcttttctgccttcagtACTTTCCACATAGCACTCTCGCTTCCTTCTTAAAATACCAGCAGATCTTACTGAAGAATAGTATGATTAAGGTTTTAtatgtgtttattattttttatttcaggcatgtttgacagagaaaacaaaggtgGTGTGAACTTCAATGAATTCACAGGAGTCTGGAAGTACATCTCAGACTGGCAGAATGTCTTTCGAACGTATGACAGAGACAATTCTGGAATGATTGACAAAAATGAACTAAAGCAAGCACTAACAGGTTTTGGTAATTCATTTGTAATTACAGTTTTTATGACTGGGTTATATCATCAGATAAGCTTCTTATCATTAGGGCTGTACTGCTTTGACAAATGTGACTAAAAATGAGGCAAGCAAAGTGCAGTTATCCTTTTAGGTATAAGGTACCTTTAAAGATATCCATGCCACAAGCACTTTTTAAGCTATTATTCCTTTAAGGGAAACAATGAAACTGGATGTGTCAGTAGGTGTGTGGAATGTTTTCTGCCTCCCCTGTTAGCTGCTCTAAGAGCGTTACCCATACTTCAGGTAAATGTCTGAACTTACAAAGGTACTTGATACAGCTTGCcgcttttaaaaacaaaaagtcagCTGTCACTGTACGTTCTGATGGCAAAAGGAACTTTGATTTAATTGACTTCACTTACAAAAACTTGAGTTGCAGCCCTAAACTGTTCCCTCAACCAACTAGTCACTTTAATCAGTAATTATGTTTACTGTGATTCTGTCTGTAATTATTATTAAGCAAGGTTTTTTACTGCATGCATTTTAGTTTAACACAGAGATatctggcaaaaaaaccctgtcttGTAACTGcttactgttttctgcttttgttaaaCATGCCTGCTGAACAGCCTAGCTCTTTTTATAGAAGGACTGCAGTAATTGAAACCTGTTaaagcatttctcttttccaaggTTACCGACTGTCTGATCAATTCTACGATATCCTTATTCGGAAATTTGACAGACAAGGAAGAGGACAAGTTGCTTTTGATGACTTTATTCAGTGCTGTGTTGTTTTACAGGTAAGAAAGGAGATGTACTTTAAAGTCAATTGAAAAAAAGACCCCACCTTTTCTTAAACTTTTATGGTTCTCAATTTAACAATACTACTGGATCTAGAACTTGCTTTtataagcaatttaaaaatttataaacCATTTGAATAAAGTATACGAGAGGTGCTAGAAACACCTTCACTTATTGGTTTTCACTTGTTATCCATTTGCATCACAAGTAAATTTGATACGATTTTTTTGACGTTTGACTTCTGTGGggcaaaaaaatgtaaaatagtctgtgttttaaaaggaaaacatttaacgCTATTTCAATTAGTTTAATATGCACACTTCCTCTGGATCCTGAGCATGTTAAAACTGGAGTCTGTCTTGTCCCCTGGTGCCCATAATTCTTGTAATCTGAATTGTGAGGTTTTTGTTTATCTCTGTTTAAGGCTCTGACTAAAAAGAATTTGACCTAACAGCTGAATTATTCAGTCTTTTGTCACTGCTACAGCAAAGacatttcaaacaaacaaaaaaacaaaaaaagcccctttcagtaacagaaatgcatgtgtgaatatatatatagagagagaacACTGTAGTTTTACAAGTGTATTCTTTTGTTTAGAAATCAATCACTGGATGATTCCTCACCTCATTGCTTAAGGTTTCTCCAAGTGTATCTGACTTTTCTGAAATGTATGTAAGGCTTTGGGGAAAAGTTGGGAAATATAGCAGTGGACAAGCTGAGTTTTAGCAGGATAGGAAGAAGGTTACTCTTCTTACGCTGGCCAGCATTGCAAGCAGTGTCTTAAGATATCTTCTGATACACAACATGAAGAGAAAGCAGTGCCCCATAAAAGTAATATCTCTGTTATTTGCATACAGGTGTTTTGTTCTGCTCCTTTAAGCTTTATGTCTATAACCACAAGGCTGCTGAAGCATCAGTTGCCTTTATATTCATTTGTAATATTAGCCAATTATACTGAGTTATGAACTTAAACTCTCGTAAAGAGGCTTTGAAATGGGAGTATCATTCAGCTAAGGTTAGTGAAACCACGCTGGCAGTTACCTTGGTCCACTGTCCGTACTGCCTGGCGTCTCTGGGGCTATGCAGATACTAATGATACAAAAGCGTATTTGGCTAGAAGATGAGAAGTGGATAAGGTACTCGTTGGATTCTGGCTCCAGGTGACTCTCAAATGCCTCACAAGAATTGTGCAttgtttttccctgcttttgaaGCCAGTTATAAAAAGCTGTCTGGCCTGTAAAGAAGTGCCTAGATAGCCTTAGGTATTGTATCGTAAGGCAGTTTTAGAATCGGATCTGCTACACAGACGTGACAAAGAGCTGCCTCTATATGCACGAGATTGTAAAGTGTCTACAGAGGGGATGAACAGAAAGTGTTCGCAAAGCTATAGAAACCTAAGTGGCAAGGGGAATACCTGGCAGTCTGAACTTCTCTGGTGTACAAAAAATGtatggttttttccccccttttcagAGGTTGACTGATGTGTTCCGACGATACGATACTGATCAAGATGGCTGGATTCAGGTGTCCTATGAGCAGTACCTTTCCATGGTCTTCAGCATTGTATGACACAGATAACTGGGAGTTGCACACTGGCATTACACAGACTGGAGCTGCCAAATCATCCTGTACTGAATAAGATTATTGATGTATCATAATGGATATAACTTCACATTCTTAGATTTTGTATGTTGGTCATCACCTTCAGAATCTGCACTTGagttggtttttattttgtattattgtACAATACGACCATCTCTGCTTACTGTAGTACAGAAAGCACAGAATCTAGAGTTAACTGGTGCAATGTCAAACTTAACCTTCTTCCACATATCCTGCATGGGGAAAAATGACTCTTTAGAAATGccaaattaaaataatgcttGTTAGTTTGTAAGAGAGTTGAAAGTCAGAAGTTGCACAACATGTTTTGCATGTGCCTTACTTTTATAAGAGtttaatgtattaatttttaatacagaatttaaaattaagtaaaaatatCAGATCAACTTTTATAGTCTACTTCACTTTTGTACAGCTTTTTTAAGGGGGTCGTGGGTTTATTTCTGTATTCTAGTTTTCTGTGGTTCAGGGGTCCCTCCCACTTAACAGTGATGGCCTTTTTTCCTTGccttatctttttattttctagctgCCTTTCAGGCTATCCTTGGGCCATCTACAAATACAACTTCTTCCTCAATGAGCTCCCtacaaaaataaactgcatCTAACTACTCTGGATATGCAGTTCCCTCTGCTTAGTGGGCTCATTTTACACCAACAGTCTTCCTTTTTGTGCTGAAGCTCTTACTTGAAGTGGCCTTGAATTGacagtcaaaacattttcataacCTTACCCTCCACTTCACCACTTACAGCTGGTGAGGGGCACAGtggaaaaactgaagcaaaataagTAATGATGACAGATTCCTGTCACACACCATCTCCTGCAGTAACTCTGAGGAAGCAACTTGGAGGAAGCAAAGAGAAGTTAACAAGCTCTCTTAGACTGCTCTAAGAAAATCTTAGACCAGCGCTATCCAAAGCACTTAAAAACACTCAAGTAGAAGTATTACTTACCTGTAGCTGCTACTCTTCAGGATATGTTTACAGGCAAGAGCTTTTAGCTTTTATCCAAAGGCTTTCTTAAACTGTAGCAATACTGATTTATT belongs to Haliaeetus albicilla chromosome 3, bHalAlb1.1, whole genome shotgun sequence and includes:
- the PDCD6 gene encoding programmed cell death protein 6 isoform X1; this translates as MAAGYHYRPNGGGGAALPDPSFLWNVFQRVDKDRSGIISDNELQQALSNGTWTPFNPATVRSILGMFDRENKGGVNFNEFTGVWKYISDWQNVFRTYDRDNSGMIDKNELKQALTGFGYRLSDQFYDILIRKFDRQGRGQVAFDDFIQCCVVLQRLTDVFRRYDTDQDGWIQVSYEQYLSMVFSIV
- the PDCD6 gene encoding programmed cell death protein 6 isoform X2; the protein is MAAGYHYRPNGGGGAALPDPSFLWNVFQRVDKDRSGIISDNELQQALSNGTWTPFNPATVRSILGMFDRENKGGVNFNEFTGVWKYISDWQNVFRTYDRDNSGMIDKNELKQALTGYRLSDQFYDILIRKFDRQGRGQVAFDDFIQCCVVLQRLTDVFRRYDTDQDGWIQVSYEQYLSMVFSIV
- the PDCD6 gene encoding programmed cell death protein 6 isoform X3, which produces MNFSRHYPMDQCITWTKISCLQPAFLLHIKSFRTGIEDGTWTPFNPATVRSILGMFDRENKGGVNFNEFTGVWKYISDWQNVFRTYDRDNSGMIDKNELKQALTGFGYRLSDQFYDILIRKFDRQGRGQVAFDDFIQCCVVLQRLTDVFRRYDTDQDGWIQVSYEQYLSMVFSIV
- the PDCD6 gene encoding programmed cell death protein 6 isoform X4 — protein: MFDRENKGGVNFNEFTGVWKYISDWQNVFRTYDRDNSGMIDKNELKQALTGFGYRLSDQFYDILIRKFDRQGRGQVAFDDFIQCCVVLQRLTDVFRRYDTDQDGWIQVSYEQYLSMVFSIV